The Osmia bicornis bicornis chromosome 9, iOsmBic2.1, whole genome shotgun sequence genome has a segment encoding these proteins:
- the LOC114873077 gene encoding zinc finger protein 480-like: MELSHEILDTIDINNDKDVMEVLKQAVTQENVILQSETTEDSMETEIEEIIEIIEEIEEDKEEPMQTDDIVVDDENTDVQDDDHDKGIEILGNEEFDKDSEIKVYAFDENSSGFKTNSEKEKEKKDQLCKNNKKQVITYDVDEDWQDEDMEEEGEFEQNSDILNHCTESVQRQKSEDKKCTNNQVISFPLQINKTESNDNIGSLDKTEKSKSNQDYKCNMNNIENVDNNASHEIVKNVENNLLYTVLGTKKHSSVKTLQTDKLSDAQYIKMEQLDESSIPVGGTIYYEGENIETLYVAQAVDENEQYSYDAATIENEEQVWEAGNSDSNQNQEKENEKDQIFLHEDEDGQLYFKDDSGALQPVYLTEDGHYAIAESNDDHDARESQMKSEQNIRQVEEESFSVPDNELKFHNNKQNSVLSAADIDNEDNTVTISLIISEDEHGQKRTQVIIPTTDNLKCDICNKSFKTSFQLLRHNRLKHAREEDITTRNFPCDLCPKRYPDQNSLARHRKTHTGDRPFQCLECHKNFPTSTALRRHLTLHNSQSRPLPCIYCGRRFVEKASLVKHEQSHLAGDQRTHTCDVCHKSFLHATDLNLHKKYHDPDKKFDCEVCGREFNRLNNLQRHMMVHQQQGANEEILSCDVCGITYKFMSSLTRHMVTTHMNPEKLRQQAEEQRRKRENNYRRYLENRKMYETQQSGGYATKRGYHSARILSGNNDETA; encoded by the exons ATGGAATTGTCGCATGAAATCTTGGATACAatagatattaataatgacAAAGATGTGATGGAAGTATTGAAGCAAGCAGTTACCCAAGAAAATGTTATATTGCAATCAGAAACTACCGAAGATTCTATGGAAacagaaatagaagaaattatagaaataataGAAGAAATAGAAGAGGATAAAGAAGAACCTATGCAAACTGATGACATTGTGGttgatgatgaaaatacagATGTACAAGATGATGATCATGACAAAGGTATAGAAATACTGGGAAATGAAGAGTTTGATAAAGATTCTGAGATAAAAGTTTATGCTTTTGATGAAAATAGTTCGGGGTTTAAAACGAACTcggagaaagaaaaggagaagaaagatcaattatgtaaaaataataaaaaacaagttATAACGTACGATGTGGACGAAGACTGGCAAGACGAAGATatggaagaagaaggagagtTTGAGCAAAATTCTGACATACTGAATCATTGCACGGAATCCGTACAAAGACAGAAAAGCGAGGAtaaaaaatgtacaaataatcAAGTAATTAGTTTCcctttacaaataaataaaacagaaaGTAACGATAACATAGGATCTCTGGATAAAACGGAAAAATCTAAATCGAATCAAGATTATAAATGTAACAtgaataatattgaaaatgttGATAATAATGCGAGTCatgaaatagtaaaaaatgtggaaaataatttattgtacaCTGTTCTTGGCACTAAAAAGCATAGTTCTGTGAAGACATTGCAAACAGATAAACTTTCGGATGCTCAATACATTAAG ATGGAGCAACTCGACGAAAGTTCTATACCAGTTGGAGGAACAATTTACTATGAAGgagaaaatatagaaacatTATACGTAGCACAGGCTGTAGATGAGAATGAGCAGTACTCTTATGATGCTGCAAcaatagaaaatgaagaacAGGTGTGGGAAGCAGGTAATTCTGACAGCAATCaaaatcaagaaaaagaaaatgaaa AggatcaaatatttttacacgAGGATGAAGATGgtcaattatatttcaaagatGATAGCGGAGCTTTACAACCAGTATATTTAACCGAAGACGGACATTATGCTATCGCAGAGAGTAACGATGATCATGATGCTAGGGAATCACAAATGAAATCTGAGCAGAATATCAGACAGGTTGAAGAGGAATCATTTTCCGTGCCAGATAATGAACtcaaatttcataataataaaCAG AATTCAGTACTGTCAGCTGCTGATATTGACAATGAAGATAACACAGTGACCATCTCCTTGATAATATCTGAAGATGAACACGGACAAAAAAGAACCCAAGTCATTATACCAACAACAGATAACTTGAAATGtgatatttgtaataaaagtttTAAAACATCTTTCCAGTTACTTCGACATAACAGACTAAAACATGCCCGTGAAGAAGATATTACAACCAGAAATTTCCCTTGTGATTTATGTCCTAAAAG GTATCCAGATCAAAATTCTCTAGCTCGTCACAGAAAAACTCATACTGGTGACCGACCATTTCAGTGCCTCGAGTGTCACAAAAACTTTCCAACGTCCACTGCTCTACGTCGTCACTTAACCCTTCATAACTCGCAATCCCGACCTCTTCCGTGCATTTACTGTGGTCGTCGGTTCGTCGAAAAAGCTAGTTTGGTGAAACACGAGCAGTCACATTTGGCTGGTGATCAGCGGACCCACACTTGCGATGTATGTCATAAGTCATTCTTACATGCAACTGATCTCAATCTACATAAAAAGTATCATGATCCTGATAAGAAATTTGACTGTGAGGTTTGTGGTCGAGAGTTCAACAGATTGAACAATTTGCAGAGACATATGATGGTACATCAACAA caaGGGGCAAACGAGGAAATACTCTCTTGCGACGTGTGCGGTATCACGTATAAATTCATGAGTTCATTAACAAGGCACATGGTAACAACACATATGAACCCGGAAAAACTGAGGCAACAAGCGGAAgaacaaagaagaaaacgtGAAAATAACTATCGACGTTATTTAGAAAATCGAAAAATGTACGAAACACAACAGTCAGGAGGATATGCTACAAAACGCGGTTATCATAGCGCGCGTATACTTAGTGGGAATAACGACGAAACAgcttga